The DNA region GAAAAAAACCCTCGACGCCTTCCTTGCCGAGGCCGACGCCTCCCGCGCGGAGATGTAACAGCATGGCCGCGTCAGAGGGAGACATACCTGCCGGCGGGGGACATCCCCGGCGGGAGGCCCCCTCGCCGCCAGGGGGCGCGTCCCCCGGCCAGCCACGGAGAATCCTCGGCCTGAAGGTCGACGTCGACACGCGGCGCGGGATGGAGGAGGGGGTGCCGTCGCTTCTCGATACGCTCACCGCCTTCCATGTCCCCGCGACGTTCTTCCTCTCCTTCGGTCCGGACAACTCGGGAAAAGCCGTGTACCAGTTCCTGCGGAACCCGCGCTTCCTCTTCAAGATGCTCCGCACGAACGCCCCCGGCCTCTACGGTTTCCGGACCGCGCTGTACGGGACGCTTCTTCCAGCGCCGATGATCGCCTCCGCCTTTCCCGGCCTTTGCCGGGAGATCGAGGCTCGCGGGCACGAGGTGGAGTTCCACGCCTGGGACCACCGGGCCTGGCAGGATACCCTCGCGCGGAAAGGGGCCGCGTGGATTCACGAGTGGTTTCTCAGGGGATTCGCCGCGTACGAGGAGGCCCTCGGACACCGCCCGCGCGCGTTCGGGGCGCCGGCGTGGTTGCTCACGGAAGAGGCGGTGCGCGTGCTGCGGGACTTCCCGCTCGAATACCTGAGTTGCACGCGGGCCCCCGCTCCGTTCCTCCTTGAGGGAACCGGCCTCGTCGAGATCCCCTCCGACCTGCCGTGCCTTGAGGAGGTCGGGGGGAGGAACGGGGTTCCCCGGATCCTCTCCGCGCTCGACTCCGGGGGCGACCACATACTCCCGGTACATGCGGAGGCGGAGGGGGGGATCTGGCGGGACGCATTCGTGGAGATCCTTCGCGGAGCGGTGGATCGCGGCTACACGATTCATCCGCTTTCCCGGATCGCGACGGACCGCCGTTGCGAGGCGCTCCCCGGACGTCCGTTCCGGTCGGCTCTCCTGCCGGGGCGGGCCGTCTCCTGCTCCGTGTGAATCCGGAATATTCCTGATTTTCAATGATGCAAAACGTCGTTTTCGTTTATAATTATAATTTATTCAATCGGGTTGGGGGGGATCGTGAAACTTCCGGAGCTAACCATCGGCCGGTTCAAGGCAAGGATACCGATCGTCCAGGGAGGGATGTCGGTTCGCGTCTCCACGTCGTCGCTGGCGGCGGCGGTCGCCGACTGCGGCGGCATCGGCACGATCGGCGGCTCCGGCATCCCGATCGACGAACTGAAAGAGGATATCCGCAAGGCGAAGCGGATGACGAACGGCATCGTGGCCGTCAACATCATGTTCGCGGTCAAGCAGTTCATGGAAGCGGTAAGGGCGTCGATCGAGGCGGGAGTGGACATGATCGTCACAGGCGCCGGGTTCTCCCGCGACATCTTCAAGGTGGGGAAGGACCACAACGTCCCCATCGTCTCCATCGTCTCCTCCCCGGAGTTTGGCAAGCTCGCCGAGCGAAGCGGGGCAGATGCGATCGTCGTGGAGGCGAAGGAGGCGGGCGGGCACCTGGGGACCGACCGGCCGCTGCGGGAGCTGTTCCCCGAGGTACGCAAGGTGGTGAAGAAGGTCCCACTGATCGCCGCGGGCGGGATCACCGACGGTTACGAGATCGCGGAGATGATGGGGAAGTTCGGCGCCGACGCGGTGCAGATGGCCACGCGTTTCGTCCTCACGAAGGAGTGCGACGTGTCCGACCGTTTCAAGAAGACGTACCTGAACGCCCGCAAAGAGGACGTGGTTCTGATCAAATCCCCGGTGGGCCTGCCCGGGCGCGCGATCCGCAACCCGTTCCTCGAGCGCTTGCTCGGCGGCGGGGACGTCTACGACGGGGAGTGCCGCCGGGGATGCCTGAAGAACTGCAGCCACAGTTTCTGTATCATCGACCGCCTCGACATGTCGCGCTCGGGGGACACGGAGGAAGGGCTGGTCTTCACGGGGGAGAATGTCTGGAGGATCAAGGATATCCCGAGCGTGAAGGAGTTGATCGACCGCCTCGTCGCCGAGGCCGAGAGCGTGTACGCCTCCGCGTCTGCCGCCGCTTTAGCCTGAACGGATTGCCTCCCCGCCACGGACGACGACCGTTACCGCCGGGAGCGCCCGGTTCAGTCGCCACGCGTACGCGACAGTAGCACGGCCACTCCGGCCGTCGCGACGGCGCATGACAGTCCTGCGACCGCGAACCCGGCCGTGTACCCCATCCGCTGGATCACGAACCCGAGCGTGGCCGCGGAGGCCATGAACCCGCCGTAGATGCACGTGTTGTATCCCCCCATCGCCAGTCCACGGACGCGTGTGACCACTGATTCCGACAGGACGGCGCCGACCGCCGTGAACGTCACCGCCATCGTGGCGCCGACGCCGGCGAAGAGAAGGTAGAGAGGCAACGGCCCCCGTGACATTCCGGTGAGAGCGATGCAGAGCCCGAACAGGGCGTTCCCCCAGAGGATGAAGGAGCGCCGGTCCCTCGTCCGGTCCTGGAAGTGGCCGATCGGGATGCGGCAGAGGGCGTTGACGCCCGCCTGGGTCGTGAAGATGAGGCCGGTCTGGGGGATCGAGATCCCCAGGTCCCTGGCGTAAAGGGGAAAGAAGGCGAACAGCGATCCCCACGCGTAGGTCGAGAAGAAGGTGGCGAGCCAGCAGCCGAGGACGACCCGGTTGCGGAGGATCTCGCCGAAGTCCGAGCGGAGATTTCCGTCTCCGGAGAGCCGCTGGGCCGACGGGGCGGGATTCCCGACCCGGAAGCCCGCCAAGATCACCCCCGCGCCGATGATCGCGGCGGAGACCGCGAAGGCGGTCCCGAATCCTTTTGCCGCGACGACTCCGCCGAGTCCCGGCCCAAGCGCCATCCCGAGGTAAAGGGCGGAGGTGTACCACCCGTACGCCCGTCCGAGGAAGTTCGGCGGGCTGGAATCCCCCACGTGGGACATCATCGCGGGGGAGAAGCAGGCAAGCCCAATGCCGGAGAAAAGGTAGATCAGCCCGACGTGCAGGGGAGTCCGGGCGACGAGCAGAATGAGGGAGGTCAAGCAGGAGATCCCCATCCCGGCAAGGATGAGGCGCTTCCGCCCGAGACGGTCGGACAAGAGGCCCAGCGGGAGGGCGAGGGCGGCGGCCGCCAGCATGAAGCCGGCGTTGATCATTCCGACATCGACGGTCGAGGCTCCCAGCCCCTTGGCGAACAATGGGACCAGTGGGAGGCGCATGTAGGCCCCGAGATACAGAAAGAGCGTCAGCACGCACGCGATGAGGATTGGCGTCGGGATCTTTGCGCCGGTGGCGGGCGGCGGGTTCATGGCGGTATGTTGGGTGACGGGACGGTCCTTTCCTTCCGGAATCCCTATATTATACAAGGAATCGGGACCGACAGGAACTCTGTCATCGATTTCGCCATCGGAAAAGTTGAAAGGAACCGCTTTTCTGTTGGAGTTTAGTTCGTATATTCCTTGAAATAATACAATGCCATGTTGACATCACGGCATTAAATGAATAGAATGAGAAAGTTAATACATAAATTCCTGGAGGGAATCATGGACAAGAAGGCGTTGTTGGAACTCACGACGGACATTGTATCGGCACACGCTTCAGTAAATGAGATGGGGAAGGAAGAACTTCTTGAAGAGTTGCAGTCGGTATTTCAGAAGTTATTGAGCCTTGCCGGATCCGAGGGCGGGGAAGGAGCGGAAGTCTCCGGAGAGTTAAAGCCGGCCGTTCCGGTAAACAAGGCGTTCGGCGCCGACAAGGTCGTTTGCCTTGTTTGCGGCAAGGGGTTTACAACGCTGAAGAAACACATTGCCGTAAGCCACCAGATGGCGCCGAAGGAGTACCGGAAGACGTTCGGCATCCCGTCGAAGACCCCCCTCGTCGCCCGAAAATATTCCGAGGCGAAGAGGAAAATCGCCCAGGATAAGGGGCTTGCGGCGAAACTGGCGGAGGGCCGAAAGAAGAAGAAGGCAGGGAAGTAACCCGGAGCTGGTCGTCGCTGCGAGCGCTGCTGGGCTGTTCGCATGGAGGGCCCGCCGGCCGTGACGCCGCGCGGGCTCTTTCTCTCTTCGGGACGTTTCATCCGCGCCTGATTCCCGGTCCCGCGGTATGATATACGCTGTCGTGAATACATCGCGAAAGGAGACTCGTTATGCCTTACGTTGCGAAGGATTTCGGGTCGCTGGTCGGGATGGACGGTTTCAGCGAGACGCTGCTAAAAAATCACTTCACGCTCTACCAAGGGTACGTGACGAACACGAACAAGCTGTCGGACCTTCTCGGGAAGATGCTCGCAGAGGGGAAGACGGCCACCCCGGAGTATGCCGAGTTGAAGCGCCGTTTCGGATGGGAGTGGAACGGGATGCGCCTGCACGAGTTCTATTTCGAGAACCTCGGGGGCAAGGGCGCCCTCGATCCTGCATCGAAGCTCGGGAAGGCAGTCGCCGCGGAGTTCGGCAGCGTCGAGAAATGGGAATCCGACTTCCGGGCCGCAGGAGCGATGCGCGGCATCGGCTGGGTCGTCCTCTACCAGGACAAGGCGGGCGGGCGCCTGTTCAACCAGTGGGTCAACGAGCACGACGTCGGGAACCCGGCCGGTGCGGTCCCGCTCCTCGTCATGGACGTGTTCGAACACGCCTTCATGGTCGATTACGGGTTGAAACGGGCCGACTACATTGCGGCATTTTTCCGGAACGTGAACTGGCAGGCGGCCGAGGCTCGGCTCTGAAGCACCGGCGGCTCGGGGAACACCGACGGGCTATTGCGGGGGATTCCGCGCGGTAGCCCGTTTCCATTCCGGCGTTCGACGGGGGGAACGTGGATTATTACGCGCAGGGGAGCCTGGTCGCGGCGGTGGTGGCGCTGGCCATCGCGGTGTACCTGCGTGTCTTCGCGCGGGGGGATGCCGAGGCGAGGGCGTTCTCCGACCTCTCCCTCCTCATTTTCCTGTGGTGCTTCCCCGAGTATCTGTGGAAGACGCTCCCCTCGGACTTCTGGCACAAGGTTAGCCTGGCGGGGGTGATGCTCATCCCGCCTTTCGCCCTTCGCTATTGCGGCGCGGCGGTACGTACACGCCCGCGATGGCTCCCGGCGGTTTTCGTCGCCGGCGTATGGGCGAGTGCCGCGTTCGCGGCGACGATCTTCTACGACCCGGTTCTCGGCTCTCCCTGGTGGAACGTCGCCGCGCTGCTGTTCGTCTACCCGTACCTCGGGGCGGGGCTGTACATTATCGTCCACCACGGGTTCCGCGAATCCCCCTCCGCCGTGGAGCGGAAGAAGTACCAGTTTCTCGTCGTGGGAGGAGGAATCGCGAGTCTTGTGGCGCCTCTCAACTTCCTCCCCGGCACGGGAGTCGATTTTCCCCCCCTGGCAGCGTTCGCGGTGCTCGTCTTCTTCTACTTCATGGCGACGGGGATCCTTCACCTGCACTTCTTCGAGCTACCCGATATCGTCGGACGAGGGGTCGTGCTGGTCATCCAGATCTTCGCCTTCGCCGTGGTCTTCGGAGTGATGGAGGTCGTCTCCGGCCGGAAGTTCTGGTTCCCCCTCGCGGGGGTATTCCTCATCTCGTTCTTCCTGCTGACGTTTTACCCGTTCCTGATGCGTAGGCTGGGCGGCATCTCCGCAGACCTGCTCGTCCGTCAGTCCCGCCGGGTCCAGTCGGTGTTATCCGACTTCGCTCGGAAGCTGCCTGAATCGACGTCTCTTCCGGAGATCGCCCGAACCGTGGAAGATGCCCTGGCGCTGGTCCCCTTCGTCGAGCGCGCGGCGCTGTGGGTTCGCCCCGAGGGGGGAACCGACGAGGGGATCGGGACGCTCCCCGTGCGTCCCGAGGAGTACCTGCGCGCCTTCTCCCGCTTCACGAAGCGGTACCCCGCGTTGCGGATCATGGAGCACGGTGGGTCGAAGGCCGCAGACGTGGCGATCTGGGACGACTCGTTCGACGCCTCGATCCCCCTTTTCCTGCGGGGGTCCCTCGTCGCCTCCGTCCTTTTCCACTGGAGAGGGAAGCGGCCGTCATTTCGGGAGATGGACCTGCTCATTCCCTTCCTCGACGGGATCGCTCTTGCGGTGGAGAACATCCGGCAGCAGCAGCGGATCCAGCGTCGGGAACACTTCGCGACGGTCGGGGAACTGGCCGCGGGACTGGCCCACGAAGTCCGCACGCCGGCGGGGGTGATCAAGGGGGCGGCGCAGTTCCTCTCCCGCGAGGCGCGCCCGAAGGAGAGGGAGTTTCTGGACATCATCGTCGAGGAGGCGGACCGCCTGAACGGCGTGGTCACGGAGTTCCTCGAATATGCCCGTCCGACGCAGCGCAAGCCGCAGACGATCTCCCTGAAGGAGCCGGTGGAGAAGGCGATCGCCCTCCTCTTCCGGGAGCGCGGGGAGCGAATGGGGGCGGTGGGTCGACACGTGCTGATCCAGGAGCCGGTTCCCCGCGTGAACGCGGACCCCTCCGAGATCGAGCGGGTGGTCTACAATCTCCTGACAAACGCGGTCGAGGCGATGCCGGGGGCGGGAGATCTCACCGTTCGTGTCACCTCGGGGGGCGGGGAGGCGCGGGTCGCGGTCGAGGACACCGGCGCGGGGATCCCCGAGGAGGACCGGCCCCAGCTCTTCCGCCCCTTCTTCACGACACGGGAGCGAGGCGTGGGGATGGGGCTGGCCATCTGCCGGCGGATCGTCGAGGAGAACGGCGGATCCGTCTCGGTGGAGACGACCCCCGGGCGGGGAAGCCGGTTCACCGTGAAGCTTCCGGAGGCGTGAATGAAGGGAACGATTCTTCTGGCGGAAGACGACCGGAATCTCCGTCGCGTCCTGCAGGCGACGCTGGCGCGCGAGGGGTACGAGGTGGCGGCGACGCCCGACGGAGAGGCTGCGGCGGAGTGGCTCGATACGCAGCGGGCCGACGCCCTGATCACCGATATCCGGATGCCGAAGATGGACGGGCTCGCGCTCTTTCGCCGTTGCCGCGAACGGCACCCGGGGCTGCCGGTGATCCTCATCACCGCCTTCGGGAAGATCGAGGACGCGGTCGAGGCGATGAGGGCCGGCGCCTTCGACTACATCTCCAAGCCGTTCGACGAGGCGGAGCTGCTCCGGGTGGTCGGCAACGCGGTCGCCACGTCCGAAGTCGTCGACCGGGAGGGGGCGAGCGCTCCGGCGGAGGAGTGGTTCGGGATGGTCGGCGGCTCCCCCGCCTGGCTCGAAGTGCGCAAGGTGATCGAAAAGGCCGCGGCGTCGCCCTTCTCCGTCCTTATCACGGGAGAGACGGGCACGGGGAAGGAGCTCGTGGCCCGTGCGATCCACCGGATCAGCGGTCGGCGCGAAGGGCCGTTCCTCAAGATCAACGGGGCCGCAATTCCCCCCACACTGTGGGAGGCCGAGATGTTCGGCTACGAGAGGGGGGCATTCACCGGCGCGGTCCAATCCAAGCCCGGCCGGTTCGAGCTCGCAGACGGGGGGACCTTCTTTCTGGACGAGGTGGGCGAGGTGCCGCTCGCCGCGCAGGGAAAACTGCTCCGGGTCCTCGAGGACGGGGAGTTCGAGAGGGTGGGGGGCGTGAAGACCTTGACCACCGACGTGCGCCTGATCTGCGCGTCGAACCGCGACCTGAAGCGGGAAACGGAGCGTGGACGGTTTCGCGAGGACCTCTTCTATCGGGTGAGCGGGATTCCGATCCACCTTCCCCCCCTGCGGGACCGGCGTGAGGATCTCGTGCCGCTGGCGGAGTTCTTCCTGGCGAGAACGTGCCGGGAGCTGGGCGTCGGCAGGAAGTCGCTTTCTCCCGGAACGGCGGAAGCGTTGGACCGGTACCCATGGCCCGGCAATATCCGGGAACTGGAGAACGCCGTTGCGCGCGCCGTGGCGCTCTCGGACGACGATTCGCTCACCCCCGCCGAACTGTGCCTCGGACTGACCGAGCCGGAAACGACGATCTCCCCGACCGACGTCGAGGGGGAGCGGTTCCACGAATCCGTTCGGGAGCACAAACGATCGGTGATCCGGCGGGCGATCGCCAAGGCGGGGGGAAGCAAGTCGCGGGCGGCCGAGATCCTCGGGCTGTCGCCGACCTACCTGTCCCGGCTTCTCCGCGTCCTCGGTGTGGAGGGAAAGGGGAACGGCGCATGACGCGGGGGCTCTCCTCGCGCCCCTGATCATGCTGCAATTTCCACATCCCCTGTGGACTATCTGTGGAATCCCCTGTGGGTTTTCAGAGCGTTTCAAGTCACGGAGTATCTTCCAACAGATTGCCTTATTTTTGGGCACCGGTAGGGCACTGACCGATTGCGGATCGTCACGGGGGCTGGACATCTCCCTAACGAGTTCAGCGGGGGCCCTCCGGCCCCTCCGGCCCCCCTGCATATGCTGAGGTGTTATCATTAACAGACGGGTTGGAATCCCGTGACCGACTGTTTGCCGCCATAGGGTAGCCGATGGTTTGACACGTCCCTGCTTTTCTATCCCACCGGTCCATACCGGTGGGGAATTCGCCCGAGAGGTGGGATCTGAAGTTCGTGAAATCGAGAAAGCCAAAATCCCCTTCGAAGAAGGACAGCAGCCTGGGCGACATGTATTTCGTCTACGACCAATACAACAAGCATGCAATCGTTGATGGTCCCGAAGGGTATATACGTCCGATTTCCGGACGTGTCGAGCTCTTCACCGGAGATGATCGCGGCAATGCAAAAGAGGGGAAGCGGGAGCGGGGAACGGTAGCAGGTCGGTTTGATGCCTCATACATTAACGTCGACAAAAGTTTAGCGGATGGGGTGAAGTTGTATGACGTGCTGGATGCCTACTCTGCCGATACAGCAGAGATCTATGAAACCCTGTTCGATCCCCATACATGCGAACTCCGGGAGAACGTGAAGAAACTTCTTGGAGGGGTCACCTTTCGGAATGTCCTCGTGATCAATAGTGTGGAGATTCTTCCCCCTTACCGTGGAATGAGGTTAGGGCTTGCGACGATGTGGGACCTGATTCGACGTCACTCCGCCGGGTGCGGAATCGCAGCTCTCAAGGCATTTCCGATCCAGTTCAGAGCGGGCCGCTTGAGTGATCTGGAAGAAAGTGAATGGAATAAGAGGATGGGGTACGACCCCTACCGTTATGCGGTGGAGTTTGCGCACGAAAAACTGATATTCCACTTGAACAAACTTGGCTTCGAGCCCATCGGTGATGCGGGAGTGATGGCTCACTCCACGCCTTGGCAAAATCCCATCCCGAAAGAAATCCACCGTTGGGTTCCGGGATCGGTACTACCAATACCGGAATAACTGCAAGGTTGCTTGACCTGCCCCCCGTTTTATCCCGACTGGACGAGACCGACCGATACGGGCGGGTCAGGACGTGATGGCCGATGGACGAGAGGAGGATGCTTCCGATGTCAGAACCAACCAAAGAGGAATTGCTGGCCCGGATTGCCGAGTTGGAGAAACAATCCCGATCGAAGAAAATCGGGAAGC from Candidatus Deferrimicrobium sp. includes:
- a CDS encoding polysaccharide deacetylase family protein, whose protein sequence is MAASEGDIPAGGGHPRREAPSPPGGASPGQPRRILGLKVDVDTRRGMEEGVPSLLDTLTAFHVPATFFLSFGPDNSGKAVYQFLRNPRFLFKMLRTNAPGLYGFRTALYGTLLPAPMIASAFPGLCREIEARGHEVEFHAWDHRAWQDTLARKGAAWIHEWFLRGFAAYEEALGHRPRAFGAPAWLLTEEAVRVLRDFPLEYLSCTRAPAPFLLEGTGLVEIPSDLPCLEEVGGRNGVPRILSALDSGGDHILPVHAEAEGGIWRDAFVEILRGAVDRGYTIHPLSRIATDRRCEALPGRPFRSALLPGRAVSCSV
- a CDS encoding nitronate monooxygenase; amino-acid sequence: MKLPELTIGRFKARIPIVQGGMSVRVSTSSLAAAVADCGGIGTIGGSGIPIDELKEDIRKAKRMTNGIVAVNIMFAVKQFMEAVRASIEAGVDMIVTGAGFSRDIFKVGKDHNVPIVSIVSSPEFGKLAERSGADAIVVEAKEAGGHLGTDRPLRELFPEVRKVVKKVPLIAAGGITDGYEIAEMMGKFGADAVQMATRFVLTKECDVSDRFKKTYLNARKEDVVLIKSPVGLPGRAIRNPFLERLLGGGDVYDGECRRGCLKNCSHSFCIIDRLDMSRSGDTEEGLVFTGENVWRIKDIPSVKELIDRLVAEAESVYASASAAALA
- a CDS encoding MFS transporter gives rise to the protein MNPPPATGAKIPTPILIACVLTLFLYLGAYMRLPLVPLFAKGLGASTVDVGMINAGFMLAAAALALPLGLLSDRLGRKRLILAGMGISCLTSLILLVARTPLHVGLIYLFSGIGLACFSPAMMSHVGDSSPPNFLGRAYGWYTSALYLGMALGPGLGGVVAAKGFGTAFAVSAAIIGAGVILAGFRVGNPAPSAQRLSGDGNLRSDFGEILRNRVVLGCWLATFFSTYAWGSLFAFFPLYARDLGISIPQTGLIFTTQAGVNALCRIPIGHFQDRTRDRRSFILWGNALFGLCIALTGMSRGPLPLYLLFAGVGATMAVTFTAVGAVLSESVVTRVRGLAMGGYNTCIYGGFMASAATLGFVIQRMGYTAGFAVAGLSCAVATAGVAVLLSRTRGD
- a CDS encoding MucR family transcriptional regulator, whose protein sequence is MNRMRKLIHKFLEGIMDKKALLELTTDIVSAHASVNEMGKEELLEELQSVFQKLLSLAGSEGGEGAEVSGELKPAVPVNKAFGADKVVCLVCGKGFTTLKKHIAVSHQMAPKEYRKTFGIPSKTPLVARKYSEAKRKIAQDKGLAAKLAEGRKKKKAGK
- a CDS encoding superoxide dismutase, with product MPYVAKDFGSLVGMDGFSETLLKNHFTLYQGYVTNTNKLSDLLGKMLAEGKTATPEYAELKRRFGWEWNGMRLHEFYFENLGGKGALDPASKLGKAVAAEFGSVEKWESDFRAAGAMRGIGWVVLYQDKAGGRLFNQWVNEHDVGNPAGAVPLLVMDVFEHAFMVDYGLKRADYIAAFFRNVNWQAAEARL
- a CDS encoding ATP-binding protein, with protein sequence MDYYAQGSLVAAVVALAIAVYLRVFARGDAEARAFSDLSLLIFLWCFPEYLWKTLPSDFWHKVSLAGVMLIPPFALRYCGAAVRTRPRWLPAVFVAGVWASAAFAATIFYDPVLGSPWWNVAALLFVYPYLGAGLYIIVHHGFRESPSAVERKKYQFLVVGGGIASLVAPLNFLPGTGVDFPPLAAFAVLVFFYFMATGILHLHFFELPDIVGRGVVLVIQIFAFAVVFGVMEVVSGRKFWFPLAGVFLISFFLLTFYPFLMRRLGGISADLLVRQSRRVQSVLSDFARKLPESTSLPEIARTVEDALALVPFVERAALWVRPEGGTDEGIGTLPVRPEEYLRAFSRFTKRYPALRIMEHGGSKAADVAIWDDSFDASIPLFLRGSLVASVLFHWRGKRPSFREMDLLIPFLDGIALAVENIRQQQRIQRREHFATVGELAAGLAHEVRTPAGVIKGAAQFLSREARPKEREFLDIIVEEADRLNGVVTEFLEYARPTQRKPQTISLKEPVEKAIALLFRERGERMGAVGRHVLIQEPVPRVNADPSEIERVVYNLLTNAVEAMPGAGDLTVRVTSGGGEARVAVEDTGAGIPEEDRPQLFRPFFTTRERGVGMGLAICRRIVEENGGSVSVETTPGRGSRFTVKLPEA
- a CDS encoding sigma-54 dependent transcriptional regulator, whose product is MKGTILLAEDDRNLRRVLQATLAREGYEVAATPDGEAAAEWLDTQRADALITDIRMPKMDGLALFRRCRERHPGLPVILITAFGKIEDAVEAMRAGAFDYISKPFDEAELLRVVGNAVATSEVVDREGASAPAEEWFGMVGGSPAWLEVRKVIEKAAASPFSVLITGETGTGKELVARAIHRISGRREGPFLKINGAAIPPTLWEAEMFGYERGAFTGAVQSKPGRFELADGGTFFLDEVGEVPLAAQGKLLRVLEDGEFERVGGVKTLTTDVRLICASNRDLKRETERGRFREDLFYRVSGIPIHLPPLRDRREDLVPLAEFFLARTCRELGVGRKSLSPGTAEALDRYPWPGNIRELENAVARAVALSDDDSLTPAELCLGLTEPETTISPTDVEGERFHESVREHKRSVIRRAIAKAGGSKSRAAEILGLSPTYLSRLLRVLGVEGKGNGA